From one Perca fluviatilis chromosome 10, GENO_Pfluv_1.0, whole genome shotgun sequence genomic stretch:
- the LOC120567251 gene encoding LOW QUALITY PROTEIN: wolframin-like (The sequence of the model RefSeq protein was modified relative to this genomic sequence to represent the inferred CDS: inserted 2 bases in 1 codon; substituted 3 bases at 3 genomic stop codons) — translation MDPSLNGNPATPKPSPSSPTILRPGLSSSSSSSTTAAPTSERPKPKLTMPKPLTTPSPSPGLSSRSSSLSTPPASPLRQPIRSPSQVGRSQLNAASTQTRPTGSTAAGAAAMAPQPPPTPEPEPEEVSLEDWEERAKAGDAKAQIKMGLYFLALAEEREEELNNCTAVTWLVQAAKQGRKDAVKQLQQCLASRKGITLENFEEVKKLCTETRFERGVRKAALLMYWKLNPERKKSVAVAEMLENVEHVHAEPGKPVSPGPLNSSAKKQRRVLENMVTSGAGCHVGLDDFVEMTKKYAQGVAPSVMXMQQEKXXXDDDDVVVKNPDELPLHQKMLKFPLFALLEIKEHLIDWASRAGMQWLSALIPTHHVNALIFFFIISNLTIEFFIFLIPLLVFYLSFFSMVICTLRVFQNSKAWENFRALTDLLTHFEPGLDLEQAETNFGWTHLEPYLYFLLSVIFVVFSFPVADKSWIPCSELAAVALFFTVTAFLSLQATAQLFARRALLTEVLSGACSLTHLLPDSLPWFLRVFGMTFITVPLGDMVALNLGVPCLLYGHLFYLLFRMAQLRGYKGSYLCLVPYLVCFTWCELSLVFLNNATAIGLIRTCVGYFLFLFALPILSLGMAAMLIIQLLQWFLALEVTKMVVTLTICFVPVVLRLWTRFSLNPIVVFRSLSRSSIVKLILVWLSAVVLFCWMYVYRSEGMKVYNSTLTWPEYSSLCGPLAWKEANMAQTQILCSHLEGHRVTWTGRFKYVRVTEIENGPQSVVNLLPVFMGNWMRCLYGEPYPLCEEVKNVTDEPQPLPAPAPPPEDPLCKLKKLAKHECHIKRFDRYKFEVTMGMPLERKTKNGTIIEDEDATKDIVLRASNEFKSMLLYLKTGSLVEFSTILEGHLGSKWPVFELKAIHCMSCGDARLPSSRQYKIEHAWRRTAQSALQFGFDFFFNPFLTAQLEQHSETEVETGTHEEG, via the exons ATGGATCCGTCGCTGAACGGCAACCCAGCCACCCCAAAACCCAGCCCCTCATCTCCCACCATCCTGAGGCCAGGTCTTTCTTCTTCCAGCTCATCTTCTACCACAGCCGCACCAACCTCCGAGCGCCCTAAACCTAAACTCACCATGCCAAAACCTCTAACCACACCCTCACCTTCTCCTGGTCTTTCCTCCCGTTCTTCCTCTCTGTCCACACCGCCTGCCTCCCCTCTCCGCCAGCCCATCAGGAGCCCCTCTCAGGTGGGCAGATCTCAGCTTAATGCAGCCTCTACGCAGACTCGCCCGACTGGATCTAcagctgctggagctgctgccatGGCTCCACAGCCTCCCCCCACACCAGAACCAG AGCCAGAAGAGGTCAGTCTTGAGGATTGGGAGGAGAGAGCAAAGGCAGGAGATGCTAAAGCACAGATCAAG aTGGGTCTTTACTTTCTGGCGCTggcagaagaaagagaggaggagttgAACAACTGTACAGCGGTCACTTGGCTAGTCCAGGCTGCTAAACAAGGCCGCAAGGACGCCGTCAAACAGCTGCAGCAGTGCTTAGCCTCCAGAAAAG GCATCACTCTGGAGAACTTTGAGGAGGTGAAGAAGTTGTGTACGGAGACGCGCTTTGAGAGAGGAGTCAGGAAAGCAGCTCTGCTAATGTACTGGAAGCTGAACCCAGAGAGGAAGAAGTCGGTGGCTGTAGCCGAGATGCTCGAGAACGTTGAACACGTCCACGCAGAGCCGG GCAAACCAGTGTCCCCAGGCCCACTAAACAGCTCTGCCAAGAAACAGAGGAGAGTCCTGGAGAATATGGTCACCAGTGGAG CCGGATGCCACGTGGGTCTTGACGACTTTGTTGAGATGACTAAGAAGTACGCTCAGGGTGTTGCACCTTCAGTCAT AATGCAGCAGGAGAAATGATGATGAGACGACGATGATGTAGTAGTGAAGAATCCAGATGAATTGCCCTTACACCAAAAG ATGCTGAAGTTCCCTCTGTTCGCTCTGCTGGAGATCAAGGAGCACCTCATCGACTGGGCGTCACGGGCCGGCATGCAGTGGCTCAGCGCCCTGATCCCCACGCACCACGTCAACGCACttatcttcttcttcatcatctCCAACCTCACAATAGAGTTCTTCATCTTCCTCATCCCTCTGCTGGTCTTCTACCTCTCATTCTTCTCCATGGTCATCTGCACACTGCGGGTGTTTCAG AATTCAAAAGCATGGGAAAACTTCCGGGCCCTGACAGACCTGCTGACTCACTTTGAACCTGGTCTTGATCTGGAGCAGGCTGAGACCAACTTTGGATGGACACACTTGGAGCCTTATCT GTACTTCCTGCTGTCGGTGATCTTTGTGGTTTTCTCTTTCCCTGTTGCTGATAAATCCTGGATCCCCTGCTCAGAGTTGGCTGCGGTCGCTCTCTTCTTCACAGTCACCGCCTTCCTCAGCCTTCAAGCTACTGCTCAGCTGTTTGCTCGTAGAGCCCTCCTCACAGAGGTCCTCTCCGGAGCGTGCTCCCTCACCCACCTCCTGCCAGACTCCCTCCCCTGGTTCCTCAGGGTCTTTGGGATGACGTTCATCACGGTGCCTTTAGGGGACATGGTGGCATTGAACCTGGGGGTGCCATGTCTGCTATATGGCCACCTTTTCTATCTGCTCTTTCGTATGGCCCAGCTGAGAGGCTACAAGGGCAGCTACCTGTGCCTGGTGCCCTACTTGGTTTGCTTCACCTGGTGTGAGCTCAGCTTGGTGTTCCTTAATAACGCTACTGCAATAGGACTCATCCGCACATGCGTTGGCtacttcctcttcctgtttgCCCTTCCTATACTCTCACTGGGAATGGCTGCGATGCTCATCATCCAGTTACTGCAGTGGTTTCTCGCCCTGGAGGTGACCAAGATGGTGGTCACCTTGACCATTTGCTTTGTGCCAGTAGTGTTGAGGCTTTGGACTCGCTTCAGCCTCAACCCGATCGTGGTTTTTCGGTCTTTGTCACGGAGCAGCATCGTGAAGCTCATCCTAGTTTGGCTCAGTGCGGTGGTGCTCTTCTGCTGGATGTACGTCTACCGGTCTGAAGGCATGAAGGTTTATAACTCCACCCTGACGTGGCCCGAGTACAGCAGCCTCTGCGGCCCTCTGGCCTGGAAAGAGGCCAACATGGCCCAAACTCAGATTCTCTGCTCTCATCTCGAGGGACATCGTGTCACCTGGACTGGACGCTTCAAATACGTCCGTGTGACCGAAATTGAGAATGGGCCGCAGTCGGTTGTCAACCTGCTGCCTGTATTTATGGGGAACTGGATGCGGTGCCTGTATGGTGAGCCGTATCCTTTGTGTGAGGAGGTGAAAAACGTCACGGATGAGCCCCAGCCTCTGCCTGCCCCCGCTCCTCCTCCAGAAGATCCCCTCTGTAAACTTAAAAAACTGGCCAAGCACGAATGTCACATCAAACGCTTTGATCGATACAAATTCGAAGTCACAATGGGCATGCCGCTGGAGAGGAAGACCAAGAACGGGACAATCATAGAGGACGAAGATGCGACTAAGGACATAGTTCTGCGGGCTAGTAATGAGTTCAAGTCTATGCTTTTATACTTAAAAACAGGGAGCCTGGTGGAGTTCAGCACCATACTGGAGGGTCATTTAGGCTCCAAATGGCCCGTGTTTGAACTGAAAGCTATTCACTGCATGTCTTGCGGCGATGCCCGATTGCCCAGCAGCAGGCAGTACAAGATTGAACACGCCTGGAGGCGCACGGCTCAGAGCGCCCTGCAGTTTGGTTTTGACTTCTTCTTCAACCCCTTCCTGACCGCTCAGCTAGAGCAACACTCAGAGACTGAAGTAGAGACTGGGACACATGAGGAGGGGTAG